From the genome of Malus domestica chromosome 04, GDT2T_hap1, one region includes:
- the LOC103433736 gene encoding OVARIAN TUMOR DOMAIN-containing deubiquitinating enzyme 12-like isoform X2, with product MASSEYDSDIVQWGLRLLDGDPVYNSSYYYGSDMIQQDANDIYHYEHIRSHYDTESNNVENDEIIAHTLQEEYSRLSVTEAYEYSHAGEAQPQASFHADVWHGQSTRDFCSDHDYSQEEAAIVVPSSLCSSPDDQLELTDECSLHGEVGWGWNPVPHIPRINGEIPSIDEATSDHQRLVDRLQLYGFVEHKVAGDGNCQFHALSDQLYQSPDNHEYVRKQVVNQLKSHPEIYEGYVPMAYDDYLEKMSKDGEWGDHVSLQAAADSYGVKIFVLTSFKDNCCIEILPNIQSSKQVIYLSFWAEVHYNSIYPQGGIVKWKARLYCGKMRCCL from the exons ATGGCTTCCAGTGAGTATGATTCAGATATTGTTCAGTGGGGTCTTCGTCTTCTTGATGGGGATCCAGTTTATAATTCTTCATACTACTACGGCAGTGACATGATACAACAAGATGCTAATGATATCTACCATTATGAGCATATCAGGAGTCATTATGATACAGAATCAAACAATGTAGAAAATGATGAAATCATTGCACATACTCTTCAAGAGGAATATTCGCGACTATCTGTAACAGAAGCCTATGAATACTCGCATGCAGGTGAAGCACAGCCACAAGCTTCGTTTCATGCAGATGTGTGGCATGGTCAATCTACAAGAGATTTTTGTTCAG ACCATGATTACAGCCAGGAAGAAGCTGCTATTGTGGTGCCTTCTAGCTTATGTTCTAGCCCGGATGATCAATTGGAGCTAACTGATGAATGTTCTCTTCATGGGGAAGTAGGCTGGGGCTGGAATCCTGTTCCC CACATTCCTAGAATCAATGGAGAAATTCCTTCAATTGATGAAGCGACTTCAGACCATCAAAGGCTAGTTGACAG GCTTCAATTATATGGCTTTGTTGAACATAAGGTAGCAGGAGATGGCAACTGCCAG TTCCATGCTTTATCAGACCAATTGTATCAATCACCTGACAACCACGAGTATGTGAGAAAGCAAGTCGTAAATCAG CTTAAGTCTCATCCAGAGATTTACGAGGGATATGTTCCTATGGCATATGATGATTATTTGGAGAAGATGTCCAA GGATGGTGAGTGGGGTGACCATGTCTCATTACAGGCAGCTGCTGATTCG TACGGAGTGAAAATTTTTGTCCTGACTTCTTTTAAGGATAACTGTTGCATAGAGATTCTTCCTAATATTCAATCTTCAAAACAAG TTATTTATTTGAGTTTCTGGGCAGAGGTGCATTACAACTCAATTTATCCTCAAGGAG GTATCGTGAAATGGAAAGCAAGATTATATTGCGGAAAAATGCGATGCTGTCTATAG
- the LOC103433736 gene encoding OVARIAN TUMOR DOMAIN-containing deubiquitinating enzyme 12-like isoform X3, giving the protein MASSEYDSDIVQWGLRLLDGDPVYNSSYYYGSDMIQQDANDIYHYEHIRSHYDTESNNVENDEIIAHTLQEEYSRLSVTEAYEYSHADHDYSQEEAAIVVPSSLCSSPDDQLELTDECSLHGEVGWGWNPVPHIPRINGEIPSIDEATSDHQRLVDRLQLYGFVEHKVAGDGNCQFHALSDQLYQSPDNHEYVRKQVVNQLKSHPEIYEGYVPMAYDDYLEKMSKDGEWGDHVSLQAAADSYGVKIFVLTSFKDNCCIEILPNIQSSKQVIYLSFWAEVHYNSIYPQGGTTSYENRKKKKWRIFGNKH; this is encoded by the exons ATGGCTTCCAGTGAGTATGATTCAGATATTGTTCAGTGGGGTCTTCGTCTTCTTGATGGGGATCCAGTTTATAATTCTTCATACTACTACGGCAGTGACATGATACAACAAGATGCTAATGATATCTACCATTATGAGCATATCAGGAGTCATTATGATACAGAATCAAACAATGTAGAAAATGATGAAATCATTGCACATACTCTTCAAGAGGAATATTCGCGACTATCTGTAACAGAAGCCTATGAATACTCGCATGCAG ACCATGATTACAGCCAGGAAGAAGCTGCTATTGTGGTGCCTTCTAGCTTATGTTCTAGCCCGGATGATCAATTGGAGCTAACTGATGAATGTTCTCTTCATGGGGAAGTAGGCTGGGGCTGGAATCCTGTTCCC CACATTCCTAGAATCAATGGAGAAATTCCTTCAATTGATGAAGCGACTTCAGACCATCAAAGGCTAGTTGACAG GCTTCAATTATATGGCTTTGTTGAACATAAGGTAGCAGGAGATGGCAACTGCCAG TTCCATGCTTTATCAGACCAATTGTATCAATCACCTGACAACCACGAGTATGTGAGAAAGCAAGTCGTAAATCAG CTTAAGTCTCATCCAGAGATTTACGAGGGATATGTTCCTATGGCATATGATGATTATTTGGAGAAGATGTCCAA GGATGGTGAGTGGGGTGACCATGTCTCATTACAGGCAGCTGCTGATTCG TACGGAGTGAAAATTTTTGTCCTGACTTCTTTTAAGGATAACTGTTGCATAGAGATTCTTCCTAATATTCAATCTTCAAAACAAG TTATTTATTTGAGTTTCTGGGCAGAGGTGCATTACAACTCAATTTATCCTCAAGGAG GCACAACCTCATATGAgaacagaaaaaagaaaaaatggcgGATATTTGGGAATAAACATTAG
- the LOC103433736 gene encoding OVARIAN TUMOR DOMAIN-containing deubiquitinating enzyme 12-like isoform X1: protein MASSEYDSDIVQWGLRLLDGDPVYNSSYYYGSDMIQQDANDIYHYEHIRSHYDTESNNVENDEIIAHTLQEEYSRLSVTEAYEYSHAGEAQPQASFHADVWHGQSTRDFCSDHDYSQEEAAIVVPSSLCSSPDDQLELTDECSLHGEVGWGWNPVPHIPRINGEIPSIDEATSDHQRLVDRLQLYGFVEHKVAGDGNCQFHALSDQLYQSPDNHEYVRKQVVNQLKSHPEIYEGYVPMAYDDYLEKMSKDGEWGDHVSLQAAADSYGVKIFVLTSFKDNCCIEILPNIQSSKQVIYLSFWAEVHYNSIYPQGGTTSYENRKKKKWRIFGNKH, encoded by the exons ATGGCTTCCAGTGAGTATGATTCAGATATTGTTCAGTGGGGTCTTCGTCTTCTTGATGGGGATCCAGTTTATAATTCTTCATACTACTACGGCAGTGACATGATACAACAAGATGCTAATGATATCTACCATTATGAGCATATCAGGAGTCATTATGATACAGAATCAAACAATGTAGAAAATGATGAAATCATTGCACATACTCTTCAAGAGGAATATTCGCGACTATCTGTAACAGAAGCCTATGAATACTCGCATGCAGGTGAAGCACAGCCACAAGCTTCGTTTCATGCAGATGTGTGGCATGGTCAATCTACAAGAGATTTTTGTTCAG ACCATGATTACAGCCAGGAAGAAGCTGCTATTGTGGTGCCTTCTAGCTTATGTTCTAGCCCGGATGATCAATTGGAGCTAACTGATGAATGTTCTCTTCATGGGGAAGTAGGCTGGGGCTGGAATCCTGTTCCC CACATTCCTAGAATCAATGGAGAAATTCCTTCAATTGATGAAGCGACTTCAGACCATCAAAGGCTAGTTGACAG GCTTCAATTATATGGCTTTGTTGAACATAAGGTAGCAGGAGATGGCAACTGCCAG TTCCATGCTTTATCAGACCAATTGTATCAATCACCTGACAACCACGAGTATGTGAGAAAGCAAGTCGTAAATCAG CTTAAGTCTCATCCAGAGATTTACGAGGGATATGTTCCTATGGCATATGATGATTATTTGGAGAAGATGTCCAA GGATGGTGAGTGGGGTGACCATGTCTCATTACAGGCAGCTGCTGATTCG TACGGAGTGAAAATTTTTGTCCTGACTTCTTTTAAGGATAACTGTTGCATAGAGATTCTTCCTAATATTCAATCTTCAAAACAAG TTATTTATTTGAGTTTCTGGGCAGAGGTGCATTACAACTCAATTTATCCTCAAGGAG GCACAACCTCATATGAgaacagaaaaaagaaaaaatggcgGATATTTGGGAATAAACATTAG
- the LOC103433736 gene encoding OVARIAN TUMOR DOMAIN-containing deubiquitinating enzyme 10-like isoform X4 — protein sequence MASSEAQPQASFHADVWHGQSTRDFCSDHDYSQEEAAIVVPSSLCSSPDDQLELTDECSLHGEVGWGWNPVPHIPRINGEIPSIDEATSDHQRLVDRLQLYGFVEHKVAGDGNCQFHALSDQLYQSPDNHEYVRKQVVNQLKSHPEIYEGYVPMAYDDYLEKMSKDGEWGDHVSLQAAADSYGVKIFVLTSFKDNCCIEILPNIQSSKQVIYLSFWAEVHYNSIYPQGGTTSYENRKKKKWRIFGNKH from the exons ATGGCTTCCA GTGAAGCACAGCCACAAGCTTCGTTTCATGCAGATGTGTGGCATGGTCAATCTACAAGAGATTTTTGTTCAG ACCATGATTACAGCCAGGAAGAAGCTGCTATTGTGGTGCCTTCTAGCTTATGTTCTAGCCCGGATGATCAATTGGAGCTAACTGATGAATGTTCTCTTCATGGGGAAGTAGGCTGGGGCTGGAATCCTGTTCCC CACATTCCTAGAATCAATGGAGAAATTCCTTCAATTGATGAAGCGACTTCAGACCATCAAAGGCTAGTTGACAG GCTTCAATTATATGGCTTTGTTGAACATAAGGTAGCAGGAGATGGCAACTGCCAG TTCCATGCTTTATCAGACCAATTGTATCAATCACCTGACAACCACGAGTATGTGAGAAAGCAAGTCGTAAATCAG CTTAAGTCTCATCCAGAGATTTACGAGGGATATGTTCCTATGGCATATGATGATTATTTGGAGAAGATGTCCAA GGATGGTGAGTGGGGTGACCATGTCTCATTACAGGCAGCTGCTGATTCG TACGGAGTGAAAATTTTTGTCCTGACTTCTTTTAAGGATAACTGTTGCATAGAGATTCTTCCTAATATTCAATCTTCAAAACAAG TTATTTATTTGAGTTTCTGGGCAGAGGTGCATTACAACTCAATTTATCCTCAAGGAG GCACAACCTCATATGAgaacagaaaaaagaaaaaatggcgGATATTTGGGAATAAACATTAG